The Variovorax sp. J2L1-78 genome segment GGCATGTTCTGCGGCACCACGCCCAGCTTCTGCATCGCTTCGCCGAACACGCCGCCACCCATGCGCATCTTCAGGCCCTTCAAGTCTTCGACGGTCTTGATTTCCTTGCGGTACCAGCCACCCATCTGCGTGCCGGTGTTGCCGGCGCTGGCGGTCTTGAAGTTGTACTTGGCGAAGAAATCGTCGAGCAGCTTGCGGCCACCGCCGTAGTCCTTCCACGACGTGTTCTGGCGCGCGGTCAGGCCGAAGGGCACGGCGCAGCTGAAGGCGAAGATCGGGTCCTTGCCGGTGAAGTAGTAGGCGGCCGACTGGGCCATCTCGATGTTGTCGCCCTGCAGGGCATCGACGACGCCGAAGGCCGGCATCAGTTCGCCGGCGGGGTGAACGGTGATCTCGAACTTGCCGCCCGACAGCGCCTTGACTGTCTTGGAGAGCATTTCGGCACTGCCGAAGATCGTGTCCAGCGAACGGGGAAAGCTCGACGCCAGGCGCCAGCGGACAGCGGCTTGCGCATGCACTGCAGGCGCGATGCCGGCAGCCAGCACGCCAGCGATGCCGGCATTCTTGATGAGGGAACGACGATCCATTGATTTCACTCCGATTGCAAAGGGGAAAAAACAAAACGCGGCCTCGCCGCGTTGAGTTGAAGACCTTGTGGGTCGCCCGCGATTGTAAGAAGTGCTTACACGGCGACCGTTGGGGGTTTACCCTGCGGAATCCATCGCGCCGAAGCGGGCCGTGATGGACTTGGCAATGCCCTCGGCATCGAGCCCGACACCCGCGAGCAACTTGCCCGGATCGCCATGTTCGATGAACTGGTCGGGCAGGCCCAGTTGCAGCACCGGCCGGGTCACGCCAGCGGCCTGCAGCGCCTCGAGCACGGCACTGCCGGCACCGCCCATGATGGCGCCTTCTTCGAGCGTGACGATCGCCTCGTGCGTGGCCGCCACCTGCAGCAGCAGCTCGACGTCGAGCGGCTTGACCCAGCGCATGTTGACCACCGTGGCGTTCAACGAGTCCGCGGCTTTGAGCGCCGGATACAGCAGCGTGCCGAAGGCCAGGATCGCGATACGCGTGCCTTGCCGGCGCAGCTCGCCCTTGCCGAAGGGCAGGCCGTCGAGCGAGAGGTGCGGCACCACCCCGGCGCCGGCGCCGCGCGGGTAGCGCACCGTGACCGGGTGGTCCTGCTCGTAGGCCGTGGTGAGCAGCGCCCGGCACTCGGCTTCGTCGGCCGGGCAGGCGATGCTCATGTTCGGGATGCATCGCACGAAGGGGATGTCGTAGGCGCCCGCATGCGTCGCGCCGTCGGCACCCACCAGGCCCGCGCGGTCGAGCGCGAAGACCACCGGCAGATTCTGGATCGCGACGTCGTGGATCAGCTGGTCGTAGGCCCGCTGCAGGAAGGTCGAGTAGATCGCGACCACGGGCTTCAGGCCTTCGCAGGCCAGGCCGGCCGCGAAGGTCACCGCATGCTGCTCGGCGATGCCGACGTCGTGGTAGCGCGTGGGAAACTTCTGCTGGAACTCCACCAGCCCCGAGCCTTCGCGCATCGCCGGCGTGATGCCGACCAGGCGCCCGTCCTGCGCGGCCATGTCGCACAGCCACTGGCCGAAGACCTGCGTGAAGGTCTGCTTGGCCACGGTAGTCGACTTGACGAGCCCCACCGCCGGGTCGAACTTGCCAGGGCCGTGGTAGGCCACGGGGTCGGCCTCGGCGAGCTTGTAGCCCTGGCCCTTCTTGGTGACCACATGCAGGAACTGCGGGCCGTCGAGCTGCTTGAGGTTCTCGAGCGTGGGCACCAGCGAGTCGATGTCGTGGCCGTCGATCGGGCCAACGTAGTTGAAGCCGAACTGCTCGAACAGCGTGGCCGGCACCACCATGCCCTTGGCATGCTGCTCGAAGCGCTTGGCCAGCTCGAACAGCGGCGGCGCGGCGCGCAGCACGCTCTTGCCGACGTTCTTGGCAGCGGCGTAGAAGTTGCCGCTCATCAGCTGCGCGAGGTAGCGGTTGAGGGCGCCGACCGGCGGGCTGATCGACATGTCGTTGTCGTTCAGGATGACCAGCAGCTTGCAGTCCGACACCCCCGCGTTGTTGAGCGCCTCGAAGGCCATGCCCGCCGTCATCGCGCCGTCGCCGATGATCGCCACGGCATGGCGGTCCTCGCCCTTCTGCTTGGCCGCCATGGCCATGCCGAGCGCGGCCGAGATGCTGGTCGACGAATGCGCCGTGCCGAAGGTGTCGTACTCGCTTTCGGCCCGCTGCGGAAAGCCCGAGATGCCGCCCTGCTGGCGCAACGTGGGCATGCGCTCGCGCCGGCCCGTGAGGATCTTGTGCGGATAGGTCTGGTGGCCCACGTCCCACACCAGGCGGTCGTGCGGCGTGTGGAACACGTGGTGCAGTGCCACCGTGAGTTCGACGGTGCCGAGGTTGGAACTCAGGTGGCCGCCGGTGCGCGAGACGTTGTGCAGCACGCAGGCGCGCACCTCGTCGGCCAATTGCTTGAGCTGGGCGCGGTCGTACTGGCGCAGGACCGAAGGATCGTGGATGGTGGGGAGCAGCTCGGCCATGGGTGTGTTGTTATCGGTCGCGGTCCACGACCATGGTTGCCAGCGCACGCAGCGCTTCGGTGTCGGCCAGACCGCTGCGATCGAGTGCGGCGAGCGACTCGTCGAGCAACTGGGACGCCTGGGCGCGGGCGCCGTCGAGGCCCAGCAGCGACACGTAGGTGGGCTTGTCGGCCGCGGCGTCCTTGCCGGCCGTCTTGCCGAGCGTCGCCGAATCGGCAACGACGTCGAGGATGTCGTCGACCACCTGGAAGGCCAGGCCCAACGCGGCACCGTAGGCGCGCAAGGCGTCCAGCGCGGCGGGTGCCACATTCTGGGCGCAAGCCGCGCCCATCTCGACGCTGCCCTGCAGCAATGCGCCGGTCTTCAGGCGATGCATCTCGCGCAGTTGTGCCTCGTCGAGCGCCAGGCCGACGCTGGCGAGGTCGATCGCCTGGCCGCCGGCCATGCCCTGGCTGCCGGCCGCGCGGGCCAGCAGACGGCACAGCTTGGCCTGCACCTCGGGGGCGATGCCGGTGTCATCAGGGGTGAGCAGCTCGAAGGCCAGCGCCTGCAGCGCGTCGCCCGCCAGCAGCGCGTCGGCCTCGCCGAACTGCACATGCACCGTCGGCTTGCCGCGGCGCAGGATGTCGTTGTCCATGCAGGGCAGGTCGTCGTGCACCAGCGAGTAGGCATGGATGAGTTCGGTGGCGCAGGCGGCGCGCAGGGCCGCGGCCGCGTCGCCGTGCACCGCCTCGCTGGCCGCCATCACGAGCAGCGGCCGCAGGCGCTTGCCGCCGTCGAGCACCGCGTAGCGCATCGCGTCGCCCAGTTGCACCGGCGCGTCGATGCCGACCCAGCGCGACAGGGCCGCTTCCACGTTCGCCAGATGCGGTTCGCTCCAGGCCGCCAGGCGTCGCGGGTCCCAGCCGGTGTCCGTGCGTACAACCGTGCGTGCGGCCGTCATTCGGCCGACCACGCCTTGAGGCTTCCTGCGTCGAGCACCTTGATCTGATCTTCGACGGCCTGCAGTTTGTCGCGGCAGAAATTCAGCAGGGCCGCGCCGCGCTGGTAGCTCACGAGCAGCTGGTCGAGTGGCATCTGGCCGGACTCGAGGTCGTTCACCAGCCGTTCGAGCTCCTGGAGCCCGGCTTCGTAGCTCGCGGGCAGCGCACCGGTGTCGGGGGCGTCCGCCGGCAACGGCGGCGGGAGAGTGGAAGGCGCCTTGGGCATGCAGGGGCAAATCGTGGGTGAAACCGCGCATTTTAGTTTCCATGGCGGCGCCCGCCTGCAAGTCGCCCGGATCGGCACCGACCTGTTCCATGTCAAGGCGCATGGAAAAGGCCCCCGGGTACAATCCCTTTCTCTTCCACGCTGGCGCCCGCCAGCGTTGTTCTCCCAGGCGATTGCAGTTCCGGCAGCGCCTCTTTTTCCTTTTCTCCCTGTGGGGAGCTTGGTCAGGTCACCCATGTCTGATTTAAGTCTTCAACTGCAGCAGGCCCAGAGCCAACTCCCGGTTTCCGCGTACTTCGACGAGGCGCTCTATGCCCGCGAGCTGCAGACGCTTTTCGCCAACGGCCCGCGCTACGTCGGCCACCGGCTCGCCGTGCCCGAACCGGGCAATTTCCACACGCTGCCGCAGGAACACGACGGCCGCGCACTGGTGCACACGCCCAAGGGCGTCGAGCTGATCTCCAACGTCTGCCGGCACCGCCAGGCGCTGATCCTGCAGGGCCGGGGCGAACTCGACGCCCGCACCGGCGGCAACATCGTCTGCCCGCTGCACCGCTGGACCTACGCGGCCGCCGATGCGCGCACCACTGGCACGCTGATCGGTGCACCCCATTTCGCCCAGGACCCCTGCCTCAACCTGCACAACTACCCGCTGGAAGAGTGGAACGGCCTGCTGTTCGAGAAGAACCGCGACGGCAGCGGCCGCAACGTGGCGGCCGACCTGGCCGGCCTGGGCCCGCGCGCCGACCTCGACTTCAGCGGCTACGCGCTCGATCGCGTCGAGCTGCACGAGTGCAACTACAACTGGAAGACCTTCATCGAGGTCTACCTCGAGGACTACCACGTCGGCCCCTTCCACCCGGGCCTCGGCAGCTTCGTGACCTGCGACGACCTGCGCTGGGAATTCAAGGACAACTTCTCGGTGCAGACGGTGGGCGTGGCCAACCGACTGGGCCGCGCGGGCAGCCCGGTCTACCAGAAGTGGCAGGAGCAGTTGCTGAAGTACCGCGACGGCAAGCCGCCGAAATATGGCGCGATCTGGCTGACCTATTACCCGCACGTCATGATCGAGTGGTATCCGCACGTGCTGACCGTGTCGACCCTGCACCCCATCGGCCCGCAGAAGACGCTCAACATGGTCGAGTTCTTCTACCCCGAGGAGATCGTCGCCTTCGAGCGCGAGTTCGTCGAGGCCCAGCAGGCCGCCTACATGGAAACCTGCGTGGAAGACGACGAGATCGCCGAGCGCATGGACGCCGGCCGTCGCGCGCTGATGCTGCGCGGCGAGAACGAGACGGGGCCGTACCAGAGCCCGATGGAAGACGGGATGCAGCAGTTCCACGAGTGGTACCGCGCCGCGATGCGCGACCACGGGACGCCCTGACGTGCACCGCCTGACGAGCCTCTGATGCAGGCCCTCTGGATGGTGCTGGGCGCCCTGTTGTTCGCGACCATGGGCCTGTGCGTGAAGTACGCCTCGGCCTGGTTCACCAGCGCCGAGCTGGTGTTCTACCGCGGTGTCATCGGCATCGTCTTTCTCTGGCTGCTGGCGCGCAGCCGCGGCGTGTCGCTCGGCACGCGATACCCCGCCATGCACGCCTGGCGCAGCCTGATCGGCGTGGTGTCGCTCGGCGCGTGGTTCTACGCCATCGCGCACCTGCCGCTGGCGACCGCGGTCACCCTCAACTACATGA includes the following:
- a CDS encoding aromatic ring-hydroxylating oxygenase subunit alpha produces the protein MSDLSLQLQQAQSQLPVSAYFDEALYARELQTLFANGPRYVGHRLAVPEPGNFHTLPQEHDGRALVHTPKGVELISNVCRHRQALILQGRGELDARTGGNIVCPLHRWTYAAADARTTGTLIGAPHFAQDPCLNLHNYPLEEWNGLLFEKNRDGSGRNVAADLAGLGPRADLDFSGYALDRVELHECNYNWKTFIEVYLEDYHVGPFHPGLGSFVTCDDLRWEFKDNFSVQTVGVANRLGRAGSPVYQKWQEQLLKYRDGKPPKYGAIWLTYYPHVMIEWYPHVLTVSTLHPIGPQKTLNMVEFFYPEEIVAFEREFVEAQQAAYMETCVEDDEIAERMDAGRRALMLRGENETGPYQSPMEDGMQQFHEWYRAAMRDHGTP
- a CDS encoding TRAP transporter substrate-binding protein, producing MDRRSLIKNAGIAGVLAAGIAPAVHAQAAVRWRLASSFPRSLDTIFGSAEMLSKTVKALSGGKFEITVHPAGELMPAFGVVDALQGDNIEMAQSAAYYFTGKDPIFAFSCAVPFGLTARQNTSWKDYGGGRKLLDDFFAKYNFKTASAGNTGTQMGGWYRKEIKTVEDLKGLKMRMGGGVFGEAMQKLGVVPQNMPAGDVYQALEKGTLDASEFVGPYDDAKLGFNKVAPFYYYPGWWEGGADLEFFINVKKYAALSDENKAILDAACKVAATDMTAKYDAYNPIALKKLVAEKTQLKPFPKAVMDAGFKASMEVFAEHEAKSADFKTIHQSMRAFQRDQILWNRFSEYPFNQYMNGVKI
- the dxs gene encoding 1-deoxy-D-xylulose-5-phosphate synthase, yielding MAELLPTIHDPSVLRQYDRAQLKQLADEVRACVLHNVSRTGGHLSSNLGTVELTVALHHVFHTPHDRLVWDVGHQTYPHKILTGRRERMPTLRQQGGISGFPQRAESEYDTFGTAHSSTSISAALGMAMAAKQKGEDRHAVAIIGDGAMTAGMAFEALNNAGVSDCKLLVILNDNDMSISPPVGALNRYLAQLMSGNFYAAAKNVGKSVLRAAPPLFELAKRFEQHAKGMVVPATLFEQFGFNYVGPIDGHDIDSLVPTLENLKQLDGPQFLHVVTKKGQGYKLAEADPVAYHGPGKFDPAVGLVKSTTVAKQTFTQVFGQWLCDMAAQDGRLVGITPAMREGSGLVEFQQKFPTRYHDVGIAEQHAVTFAAGLACEGLKPVVAIYSTFLQRAYDQLIHDVAIQNLPVVFALDRAGLVGADGATHAGAYDIPFVRCIPNMSIACPADEAECRALLTTAYEQDHPVTVRYPRGAGAGVVPHLSLDGLPFGKGELRRQGTRIAILAFGTLLYPALKAADSLNATVVNMRWVKPLDVELLLQVAATHEAIVTLEEGAIMGGAGSAVLEALQAAGVTRPVLQLGLPDQFIEHGDPGKLLAGVGLDAEGIAKSITARFGAMDSAG
- a CDS encoding polyprenyl synthetase family protein; this encodes MTAARTVVRTDTGWDPRRLAAWSEPHLANVEAALSRWVGIDAPVQLGDAMRYAVLDGGKRLRPLLVMAASEAVHGDAAAALRAACATELIHAYSLVHDDLPCMDNDILRRGKPTVHVQFGEADALLAGDALQALAFELLTPDDTGIAPEVQAKLCRLLARAAGSQGMAGGQAIDLASVGLALDEAQLREMHRLKTGALLQGSVEMGAACAQNVAPAALDALRAYGAALGLAFQVVDDILDVVADSATLGKTAGKDAAADKPTYVSLLGLDGARAQASQLLDESLAALDRSGLADTEALRALATMVVDRDR
- the xseB gene encoding exodeoxyribonuclease VII small subunit, with protein sequence MPKAPSTLPPPLPADAPDTGALPASYEAGLQELERLVNDLESGQMPLDQLLVSYQRGAALLNFCRDKLQAVEDQIKVLDAGSLKAWSAE